The following proteins are co-located in the Bombus pyrosoma isolate SC7728 linkage group LG12, ASM1482585v1, whole genome shotgun sequence genome:
- the LOC122573822 gene encoding uncharacterized protein LOC122573822 isoform X1 — protein MQVIKCKRMYLPNANIDWSRTCISAVVAQPYNNSINPAATNRLRVGRQNEIIRRYMCPIGFFRLKRYCYYLSGGTAPWREAYFHCKDRNATLAILDRNGKDRMLRKYLSSDQFTKLERWIGGIYNWQQMAWEWGVTGEKVVFQNFGLPQSNHSKQQYAWHCITIDPTLRYKWSPRSCVERKHYVCEVPAGRIVRRRKKTVDPYAPQNQRLKPRKKSKKYSKEQKKSNKQNKKRSGWRKKHAEQYSDWAHGVNVGSRPPSVKGLYPRTRMRHHSNRTQLNYPQVAQILPQGREYSAFAPDTPSNGPQSLTAINNILPQIPSKMNNLASEEVILKP, from the exons ATGCAAGTCATTAAATGCAAAAGGATGTATCTACCAAATGCAAATATCGATTGGTCACGCACTT GCATATCAGCAGTAGTGGCACAGCCGTACAATAACAGTATCAATCCAGCAGCCACAAACAGGCTCAGAGTCGGCCGACAAAATGAAATCATAAGGCGGTACATGTGTCCTATAGGATTCTTCCGATTGAAAAGATATTGCTATTACTTAAGCGGAGGTACAGCACCTTGGAGAGAGGCCTATTTTCACTGCAAAGATAGAAACGCCACTCTAGCGATTCTCGATAGAAATGGTAAAGATCGAATGCTAAGGAAATACTTGTCGAGCGATCAATTCA CGAAATTAGAGAGATGGATCGGTGGAATATACAATTGGCAGCAAATGGCTTGGGAATGGGGAGTGACCGGGGAGAAAGTGGTGTTCCAAAATTTTGGTTTGCCTCAATCTAACCACTCTAAACAACAATATGCATGGCACTGCATCACGATCGATCCCACGTTAAGGTATAAATGGAGCCCACGAAGTTGCGTCGAACGAAAACACTACGTGTGCGAAGTGCCAGCTGGACGTATAG tTAGAAGACGTAAAAAAACGGTAGATCCCTACGCACCGCAAAACCAAAGATTGAAACCTCGAAAGAAGAGCAAGAAGTACtcgaaagaacagaaaaaatCAAACAAACAGAACAAAAAACGAAGTGGATGGAGAAAGAAGCACGCGGAACAATATTCAGATTGGGCGCATGGTGTGAATGTAGGTTCAAGGCCACCTAG CGTTAAAGGATTGTACCCGAGGACAAGAATGCGACATCACTCGAACAGAACTCAACTGAATTATCCACAAGTGGCACAGATTTTGCCTCAAGGACGAGAATATAGTGCATTCGCACCTGATACGCCCAGTAACGGTCCACAAAGTCTAACAGCCATAAACAACATTTTGCCACAAATCCCTAGCAAAATGAACAACCTAGCGAGCGAAGAAGTTATTTTAAAGCCATAA
- the LOC122573822 gene encoding uncharacterized protein LOC122573822 isoform X2: protein MRRCLLLVLCAAGISAVVAQPYNNSINPAATNRLRVGRQNEIIRRYMCPIGFFRLKRYCYYLSGGTAPWREAYFHCKDRNATLAILDRNGKDRMLRKYLSSDQFTKLERWIGGIYNWQQMAWEWGVTGEKVVFQNFGLPQSNHSKQQYAWHCITIDPTLRYKWSPRSCVERKHYVCEVPAGRIVRRRKKTVDPYAPQNQRLKPRKKSKKYSKEQKKSNKQNKKRSGWRKKHAEQYSDWAHGVNVGSRPPSVKGLYPRTRMRHHSNRTQLNYPQVAQILPQGREYSAFAPDTPSNGPQSLTAINNILPQIPSKMNNLASEEVILKP, encoded by the exons ATGCGAAGGTGTTTGCTTCTGGTTCTTTGTGCCGCAG GCATATCAGCAGTAGTGGCACAGCCGTACAATAACAGTATCAATCCAGCAGCCACAAACAGGCTCAGAGTCGGCCGACAAAATGAAATCATAAGGCGGTACATGTGTCCTATAGGATTCTTCCGATTGAAAAGATATTGCTATTACTTAAGCGGAGGTACAGCACCTTGGAGAGAGGCCTATTTTCACTGCAAAGATAGAAACGCCACTCTAGCGATTCTCGATAGAAATGGTAAAGATCGAATGCTAAGGAAATACTTGTCGAGCGATCAATTCA CGAAATTAGAGAGATGGATCGGTGGAATATACAATTGGCAGCAAATGGCTTGGGAATGGGGAGTGACCGGGGAGAAAGTGGTGTTCCAAAATTTTGGTTTGCCTCAATCTAACCACTCTAAACAACAATATGCATGGCACTGCATCACGATCGATCCCACGTTAAGGTATAAATGGAGCCCACGAAGTTGCGTCGAACGAAAACACTACGTGTGCGAAGTGCCAGCTGGACGTATAG tTAGAAGACGTAAAAAAACGGTAGATCCCTACGCACCGCAAAACCAAAGATTGAAACCTCGAAAGAAGAGCAAGAAGTACtcgaaagaacagaaaaaatCAAACAAACAGAACAAAAAACGAAGTGGATGGAGAAAGAAGCACGCGGAACAATATTCAGATTGGGCGCATGGTGTGAATGTAGGTTCAAGGCCACCTAG CGTTAAAGGATTGTACCCGAGGACAAGAATGCGACATCACTCGAACAGAACTCAACTGAATTATCCACAAGTGGCACAGATTTTGCCTCAAGGACGAGAATATAGTGCATTCGCACCTGATACGCCCAGTAACGGTCCACAAAGTCTAACAGCCATAAACAACATTTTGCCACAAATCCCTAGCAAAATGAACAACCTAGCGAGCGAAGAAGTTATTTTAAAGCCATAA